A region from the Eriocheir sinensis breed Jianghai 21 chromosome 48, ASM2467909v1, whole genome shotgun sequence genome encodes:
- the LOC126981444 gene encoding uncharacterized protein LOC126981444 isoform X1 gives MPKAVRKTKGSVGVDRGNPLSAQGAESGHGCGPSAADRVWAGRKGHTHSSGAKLGECMGREVTECPLGEGTAENEVMGCEGQTVLLQDQARLRRLASNSSVLAGVAAQPCRGHKRNCDLPPSVAVLQEDSDRQKSCDHLFQNVDMLHEDSDYLRSCDHLLQNNNIFYEDLNLQVYPFQSGCQDVRVTWAMPVASDWGITVPCNILPKKRNLKTLLSTKPAPFAFPSTAQYNSLCVEASPLSKKQKHLRKHFEGGANTPPELLKDYPSFTSSSSNKQRMRGEAATTGNIDNYPSAIMLEETPTVMHYQGRANTPQKLFKKYPSCSGSNSSQQGVRGEAEAMGSKDKCQRVVMLEETPTMLLSICKEQHSQVHVIRYAVDQQGNSHQQGQHGQNLCTDANKVHQSKGSHSSDEASPSQATSLQNTFVCLSDQTYSITPGEVNYIIDAALPPLPSFGERKLNSQEKDSNMPKPGSSSGTSGGVGGGPSMLPVSTPCTVPFTTISSYYTGDTEAMILLRNSAFDSFLEAGKGRTKPPSTLLSSHCGGMPERNMANGSYLSSQNTRVLNECQVVTQPAQVQRVGGGGQSVFSSSLVPQLHSRVTTAPAAASHSLNSQVVWTAQDPKFSVPLIIPPEREDKSCHVNPQPGDRWRGLNSVSPYNDEDSASFHQDINFSARMVEEYKRKESLKTESNLIMPGDSARDSVWFSDGRSTLKTSANRSILGEYSTDINLSNGRTYSTTDSQTQAHVEARPLLGEGDSLAMPSTFTDFLIDSEEDDMNAYTQPDEACKMLPYYEVSGVDEKDVVAKERAQGCTVDTDNEVKVAPVTSANISAKTPWLDDNMNAGDFNDLLDSLLGDLEGEKVVDCAADFADGVSSNSVDPSTSNTEEAREDKPLEKSQEHILKNTSGSDYSVDINKGEHLPRPLLLKVLEKDLSKDVALLVPVTSLSHLHKTSPNTQQSHCKTLNTNTNAKIPQTVSFRTVPSLSGCGIVHLTTQNAQIKPTLVNCLNKGKQTETKGEALRYARELSKNTSNYSGQKKCELPSNYSTSGMQPGSQNVAYCSVNENTKLTLPIGETGISINIPKYASVNVKSFLTSESPKDNPPHSQPVSAKQWWPEFNSSSVVKIAPAFLATAASLKVGHSPQINSKSRQQSGKKILLSQTVTRVVSASAQTDLIKLQPAMSPVLVTPVSKESLVPCVVPQGALTHTSSESAVTGLGALLCKKTATQYYLRSAAYPHISTSEMVKLVPHPETSSPLCPSTKVEQPVIIQIKSCTKSSIDTATATKETRSHKRENMNETGENLQRQIVKKKSYPDSFESRKELMQDLKELLPEFSDSVLNMLHLPPKAIHRGYFSASEQKLLKTQALGIHLDIYHKAKDSSCSLDGCTTCAVIRQRRILTWGEQDLKHYSKKNKGRTVRKQPKGKKREGSLRYDTEDEDDLYFRSPSQAPLKGEFTKSKDNYLGAHCKRAKENIKKESVQKSPFLLRGKSRAWGRGKVKRSSSDTDLLHLIKKEAAKGDKNGCFDDLHLIAHPGLQSSHGHRLYSSPQGSSTSPFHSLSSTPSKGKESPCRRETTPRTKSHMYNLRSDHWASVCRTAAANLRLKKELMRGHVPYTEHQNAGESRASCRGPHPEHLIIDISSITIGTVHTLAEEGPLSWPKLHVDFSYRKLTYVFHVMKKKNGNKLDVSLRTMGESGETSVMKQDDHEPASCGQNKTLAQTFFVVDVPFTCLRALNITSNKVMVLVDTLPGACLMSWSEEGWTSLPWSHPVGLACHARLTLFRALLAVSPMHQLCLQDGKDQAMQESLSRFSPWFKQTLSRPFPVQSEFAPSWALPFPAIPADLSSTTCTVSSSSLSPPSSSLSSITSLSPFLSSTFEDAVPQYTAFSTLPGVSAPNSNSPNPQSTPSSEVQGGAQHVQKPKGRVHSEQTTKPGLTDAGPAAALPAVSSEPYIVSSVRAVLQAQGFTHVLPTKQPLQYPPNLCLEKGCSCRGMCRTMECPCARAGVLCHPNQSCCCENCDNPLNVLHVMGIDVQAARQDECLMQNLYNYNVGGLCSVLVSRVRLPCCGASPELLKVIPGTVTCSWCAAPVSYSWCSHYVHLQTLCPRSHCMECFRCKPVMNTHCQTCHVCTKTHEGKCAECGLNKF, from the exons ACCAGGCCAGACTGAGGAGACTGGCCAGTAATTCTTCTGTACTTGCTGGAGTTGCAGCACAGCCCTGCAGAGGTCACAAGAGGAACTGTGACCTCCCCCCGAGCGTTGCTGTGCTTCAAGAGGACTCGGATCGTCAGAAGAGCTGCGATCACCTTTTCCAGAATGTTGATATGTTGCACGAAGACTCAGATTACCTCAGAAGCTGCGATCACCTCCTCCAGAATAATAATATATTTTACGAAGACCTCAATCTCCAAGTTTATCCCTTCCAGAGTGGCTGTCAGGATGTGAGGGTGACGTGGGCTATGCCTGTAGCTAGTGATTGGGGCATCACTGTGCCCTGCAACATCCTTCCCAAAAAAAGGAACCTTAAAACTCTCCTCAGCACCAAACCTGCTCCTTTTGCTTTTCCAAGCACTGCACAGTATAATTCATTGTGTGTGGAGGCCTCCCCACTGTCCAAGAAACAGAAACACCTTAGAAAGCATTTCGAAGGGGGAGCAAACACTCCTCCAGAGCTGCTTAAAGACTATCCATCATttacaagcagcagcagcaacaagcaaAGAATGAGGGGTGAGGCAGCAACAACAGGTAACATAGATAATTACCCAAGTGCCATCATGTTAGAAGAGACTCCCACAGTGATGCATTATCAAGGAAGAGCAAATACTCCTCAGAAGCTTTTTAAAAAATATCCTTCATGTTCAGGAAGCAACAGCAGCCAGCAAGGGGTGAGAGGTGAGGCAGAAGCGATGGGTAGCAAGGATAAGTGCCAAAGGGTTGTTATGTTAGAGGAGACTCCCACGATGCTACTGTCTATTTGTAAGGAGCAGCACAGTCAGGTGCATGTCATCAGGTATGCTGTGGATCAACAGGGCAACAGCCACCAGCAAGGGCAACATGGCCAGAACTTGTGCACTGATGCAAACAAAGTCCATCAGAGCAAAGGAAGTCACTCTAGTGATGAGGCTTCCCCTTCACAGGCAACATCTCTGCAGAACACTTTTGTCTGCCTCAGTGATCAGACGTACAGCATAACGCCAGGAGAGGTGAACTACATTATTGACGCTGCTTTGCCTCCACTACCATCATTTGGGGAGAGGAAGTTGAACTCTCAAGAGAAAGACAGTAACATGCCAAAACCTGGAAGTTCGTCAGGAACATCAGGTGGAGTTGGTGGAGGTCCCTCGATGCTGCCTGTGTCTACTCCTTGTACTGTGCCCTTTACAACCATAAGCTCTTATTATACGGGCGACACAGAAGCTATGATCCTCCTCCGAAATTCTGCATTCGATTCATTCTTGGAGGCAGGAAAGGGCAGAACAAAACCTCCCTCAACCCTCCTATCCTCTCATTGTGGAGGGATGCCTGAGAGAAACATGGCTAATGGGTCATATCTTTCAAGCCAGAATACAAGAGTCCTGAACGAATGTCAAGTGGTTACCCAGCCAGCCCAGGTACAacgtgttggaggtggtggtcagTCAGTTTTCAGCAGCTCACTTGTTCCTCAGCTTCACTCACGAGTAACAACAGCACCAGCGGCAGCCTCCCACTCACTGAACAGTCAGGTGGTGTGGACAGCCCAAGACCCAAAGTTCTCCGTGCCATTGATCATCCCGCCAGAAAGGGAGGACAAGAGCTGCCACGTGAACCCTCAGCCAGGGGACAGATGGCGTGGCCTCAACTCAGTGTCACCATACAATGATGAAGATTCTGCAAGCTTCCATCAAGATATAAACTTTTCAGCCCGCATGGTGGAGgagtataaaagaaaagaaagccttAAAACCGAATCAAATTTAATAATGCCTGGTGACAGTGCAAGAGATTCAGTATGGTTTTCTGATGGCAGGAGCACACTGAAGACAAGTGCAAATAGAAGCATTTTAGGAGAATATTCCACTGATATCAATTTAAGTAACGGCAGAACGTATTCCACTACCGACAGCCAGACTCAAGCCCATGTTGAGGCCAGACCACTTCTTGGTGAGGGAGACAGCCTTGCAATGCCCTCCACCTTCACTGACTTCTTGATtgattcagaggaggatgacatgaATGCTTACACACAGCCAGATGAAGCTTGCAAGATGCTGCCATATTATGAAGTAAGTGGCGTTGATGAAAAGGATGTTGTAGCAAAAGAAAGGGCACAAGGATGCACTGTGGACACGGACAATGAGGTAAAAGTAGCCCCGGTTACCTCTGCTAATATTTCTGCCAAAACTCCGTGGCTTGATGACAACATGAATGCTGGTGACTTCAATGACCTGCTTGACTCGCTGCTCGGTGATTTAGAGGGCGAAAAGGTAGTTGATTGTGCAGCAGACTTTGCTGACGGTGTTTCAAGTAACTCTGTAGATCCCTCCACTAGTAATACGGAAGAAGCAAGAGAGGATAAACCACTGGAAAAGTCACAAGAGCACATTTTGAAAAACACAAGTGGAAGTGATTACAGTGTGGACATCAATAAAGGTGAACACCTCCCCAGACCTCTATTGCTCAAGGTTCTAGAGAAAGACCTAAGTAAGGATGTTGCTCTTCTCGTGCCTGTGACCAGCCTCTCGCACCTACACAAGACCAGTCCCAACACCCAACAGTCTCATTGCAAAACGTTAAACACCAATACTAATGCAAAAATTCCCCAGACAGTTTCTTTCAGGACAGTACCATCACTGAGTGGGTGTGGTATTGTCCATTTGACAACACAAAATGCTCAGATAAAGCCGACCCTTGTTAACTGCCTGAACAAAGGCAAGCAAACAGAAACAAAGGGAGAGGCTCTCAGATATGCAAGAGAACTTTCTAAGAACACTTCAAATTATTCTGGTCAAAAGAAGTGTGAATTGCCTTCAAATTATTCAACATCTGGGATGCAGCCAGGCTCTCAAAATGTTGCATACTGTAGTGTAAATGAGAATACAAAGCTGACCTTACCTATTGGAGAAACTGGAATTAgcataaatataccaaaatatgCTTCCGTTAATGTGAAGTCCTTCTTAACTTCGGAGAGCCCCAAAGACAACCCGCCACATAGCCAGCCTGTGAGTGCCAAGCAGTGGTGGCCAGAGTTCAATAGCAGCTCAGTGGTGAAGATTGCTCCCGCATTTCTCGCCACTGCTGCTTCACTCAAAGTCGGACATTCACCCCAAATCAACAGTAAATCTCGACAgcaaagtggaaaaaaaatactcctcTCCCAGACCGTCACTAGAGTTGTCAGTGCATCTGCTCAAACAGATCTCATAAAGCTCCAGCCCGCCATGTCACCAGTGCTCGTGACTCCAGTAAGTAAGGAATCATTAGTGCCATGTGTTGTGCCTCAGGGCGCCTTGACACACACCAGCAGTGAATCAGCAGTGACTGGTCTGGGCGCCCTCCTTTGCAAGAAAACAGCAACACAGTATTATCTCCGTAGTGCAGCTTATCCCCACATCAGCACCAGTGAAATGGTTAAACTTGTCCCCCATCCTGAAACAAGTTCCCCTCTCTGCCCATCAACCAAGGTGGAGCAACCGGTCATAATACAGATCAAGTCCTGCACAAAAAGCAGCATTGATACAGCCACAGCCACAAAGGAAACAAGATCCCACAAACGAGAGAACATGAACGAAACTGGTGAAAATTTACAAAGacaaatagtgaagaaaaaatcATACCCTGATTCATTTGAGTCAAGGAAGGAGCTCATGCAGGATTTAAAAGAGTTGCTTCCAGAGTTCTCAGATTCTGTTCTCAATATGCTACATCTGCCCCCCAAGGCCATCCATCGAGGTTACTTCAGCGCGAGTGAACAGAAACTCCTCAAAACCCAGGCACTCGGGATTCACCTGGACATATACCACAAGGCCAAGGATTCTTCATGCTCCCTCGATGGCTGTACAACCTGCGCTGTCATCAGGCAAAGACGCATCCTAACATGGGGAGAGCAGGACTTAAAGCACTACAGCAAAAAGAATAAAGGACGAACCGTGAGAAAGCAgccaaaggggaaaaagagagaaggaagcttGAGGTACGACACTGAGGATGAAGATGATCTGTATTTCAGGTCTCCATCCCAAGCACCTTTGAAGGGAGAGTTTACTAAATCAAAAGATAATTATTTAGGTGCTCATTGCAAAAGGGctaaagaaaatatcaagaagGAAAGTGTCCAGAAGTCACCTTTTCTACTTCGGGGAAAGAGCAGGGCATGGGGAAGAGGCAAAGTAAAGCGTTCCAGCTCAGATACTGACCTGTTGCACCTCATCAAGAAGGAAGCTGCAAAAGGGGACAAGAATGGTTGTTTTGATGACTTACACCTCATTGCTCACCCAGGACTTCAAAGCTCACATGGCCACAGGCTGTACTCATCACCCCAGGGCTCCAGTACCTCACCTTTCCACAGTTTGTCATCAACACCCTCTAAGGGGAAGGAGTCTCCCTGTAGAAGAGAAACCACCCCaagaacaaagtctcacatgtacAACCTTAGAAGTGACCACTGGGCCTCGGTCTGCAGGACAGCTGCTGCCAATTTGAGACTGAAGAAAGAACTAATGAGAG GCCATGTGCCATACACGGAACATCAGAACGCAGGGGAGAGCAGGGCATCATGCAGGGGGCCCCATCCTGAACATTTGATCATTGACATCTCTTCCATCACCATTGGAACAGTCCACACTCTTGCTGAGGAAGGACCTCTCAGCTGGCCAAAACTGCATGTTGACTTCTCTTACAG AAAGTTGACATATGTATTCCatgtgatgaagaagaagaatggaaacaaATTGGATGTGTCACTTAGGACAatgggagaaagtggagaaacgTCAGTTATGAAACAAGATGATCACGAACCAGCCTCATGTGGACAAAATAAAACTCTGGCTCAGACTTTCTTTGTTGTTGATGTGCCCTTCACCTGCCTGAGGGCCCTGAACATCACCTCCAATAAA GTCATGGTGCTGGTGGACACTCTGCCTGGTGCCTGTCTGATGAGCTGGAGTGAAGAAGGTTGGACCAGCCTGCCTTGGAGCCACCCTGTCGGCCTTGCCTGCCATGCCCGCCTCACCCTCTTCAGAGCCCTGCTGGCTGTGTCTCCCATGCACCAG TTGTGTCTCCAAGATGGGAAGGACCAGGCCATGCAGGAGAGCCTGTCTCGGTTCTCGCCGTGGTTCAAGCAGACACTGTCTCGACCTTTTCCTGTCCAAAGTGAATTTGCTCCCTCCTgggccctccccttccctgccattCCTGCTGATCTCTCCTCCACAACATGTACagtttcttcatcctccttgtcacctccctcatcctctttatcctccataacatctctgtctccctttctaaGTTCTACATTTGAGGATGCTGTCCCTCAATATACAGCATTCAGCACCCTTCCTGGTGTGTCTGCTCCGAACAGTAATTCACCCAATCCTCAGTCTACACCTTCTTCAG AAGTGCAGGGAGGAGCTCAGCACGTTCAGAAGCCTAAAGGCCGAGTACACTCAGAACAGACCACAAAGCCTGGGCTCACTGATGCTGGGCCTGCCGCTGCTTTGCCTGCCGTTTCATCTGAGCCGTACATCGTGTCATCTGTGAGGGCAGTCCTGCAGGCACAG GGGTTCACGCATGTCCTGCCTACCAAGCAACCCTTGCAGTACCCTCCCAACCTGTGTCTGGAGAAGGGTTGCTCCTGCAGAGGAATGTGCCG aACAATGGAGTGTCCGTGTGCCCGTGCTGGTGTTCTGTGTCACCCCAACCAGTCATGTTGCTGCGAGAATTGTGACAACCCTCTCAACGTCCTTCATGTGATGGGCATTGACGTGCAGGCAGCCCGTCAGGATGAGTGCCTGATGCAAAACCTCTATAACTATAAT GTGGGTGGGTTGTGCTCCGTGCTTGTGTCCCGTGTGAGGCTGCCATGCTGTGGGGCCTCGCCAGAGCTGCTGAAGGTCATCCCAGGCACTGTGACATGTTCCTGGTGTGCAGCGCCCGTCAGCTACTCTTGGTGCAGCCACTACGTCCACCTGCAGACTCTGTGTCCCCGCAGTCACTGTATGGAGTGTTTCCGCTGCAAGCCTGTCATGAACACACACTGCCAG ACGTGTCATGTGTGCACCAAGACCCATGAGGGGAAGTGTGCGGAGTGTGGCCTAAACAAGTTCTGA
- the LOC126981444 gene encoding uncharacterized protein LOC126981444 isoform X2, with protein MKKKNGNKLDVSLRTMGESGETSVMKQDDHEPASCGQNKTLAQTFFVVDVPFTCLRALNITSNKVMVLVDTLPGACLMSWSEEGWTSLPWSHPVGLACHARLTLFRALLAVSPMHQLCLQDGKDQAMQESLSRFSPWFKQTLSRPFPVQSEFAPSWALPFPAIPADLSSTTCTVSSSSLSPPSSSLSSITSLSPFLSSTFEDAVPQYTAFSTLPGVSAPNSNSPNPQSTPSSEVQGGAQHVQKPKGRVHSEQTTKPGLTDAGPAAALPAVSSEPYIVSSVRAVLQAQGFTHVLPTKQPLQYPPNLCLEKGCSCRGMCRTMECPCARAGVLCHPNQSCCCENCDNPLNVLHVMGIDVQAARQDECLMQNLYNYNVGGLCSVLVSRVRLPCCGASPELLKVIPGTVTCSWCAAPVSYSWCSHYVHLQTLCPRSHCMECFRCKPVMNTHCQTCHVCTKTHEGKCAECGLNKF; from the exons atgaagaagaagaatggaaacaaATTGGATGTGTCACTTAGGACAatgggagaaagtggagaaacgTCAGTTATGAAACAAGATGATCACGAACCAGCCTCATGTGGACAAAATAAAACTCTGGCTCAGACTTTCTTTGTTGTTGATGTGCCCTTCACCTGCCTGAGGGCCCTGAACATCACCTCCAATAAA GTCATGGTGCTGGTGGACACTCTGCCTGGTGCCTGTCTGATGAGCTGGAGTGAAGAAGGTTGGACCAGCCTGCCTTGGAGCCACCCTGTCGGCCTTGCCTGCCATGCCCGCCTCACCCTCTTCAGAGCCCTGCTGGCTGTGTCTCCCATGCACCAG TTGTGTCTCCAAGATGGGAAGGACCAGGCCATGCAGGAGAGCCTGTCTCGGTTCTCGCCGTGGTTCAAGCAGACACTGTCTCGACCTTTTCCTGTCCAAAGTGAATTTGCTCCCTCCTgggccctccccttccctgccattCCTGCTGATCTCTCCTCCACAACATGTACagtttcttcatcctccttgtcacctccctcatcctctttatcctccataacatctctgtctccctttctaaGTTCTACATTTGAGGATGCTGTCCCTCAATATACAGCATTCAGCACCCTTCCTGGTGTGTCTGCTCCGAACAGTAATTCACCCAATCCTCAGTCTACACCTTCTTCAG AAGTGCAGGGAGGAGCTCAGCACGTTCAGAAGCCTAAAGGCCGAGTACACTCAGAACAGACCACAAAGCCTGGGCTCACTGATGCTGGGCCTGCCGCTGCTTTGCCTGCCGTTTCATCTGAGCCGTACATCGTGTCATCTGTGAGGGCAGTCCTGCAGGCACAG GGGTTCACGCATGTCCTGCCTACCAAGCAACCCTTGCAGTACCCTCCCAACCTGTGTCTGGAGAAGGGTTGCTCCTGCAGAGGAATGTGCCG aACAATGGAGTGTCCGTGTGCCCGTGCTGGTGTTCTGTGTCACCCCAACCAGTCATGTTGCTGCGAGAATTGTGACAACCCTCTCAACGTCCTTCATGTGATGGGCATTGACGTGCAGGCAGCCCGTCAGGATGAGTGCCTGATGCAAAACCTCTATAACTATAAT GTGGGTGGGTTGTGCTCCGTGCTTGTGTCCCGTGTGAGGCTGCCATGCTGTGGGGCCTCGCCAGAGCTGCTGAAGGTCATCCCAGGCACTGTGACATGTTCCTGGTGTGCAGCGCCCGTCAGCTACTCTTGGTGCAGCCACTACGTCCACCTGCAGACTCTGTGTCCCCGCAGTCACTGTATGGAGTGTTTCCGCTGCAAGCCTGTCATGAACACACACTGCCAG ACGTGTCATGTGTGCACCAAGACCCATGAGGGGAAGTGTGCGGAGTGTGGCCTAAACAAGTTCTGA
- the LOC126981444 gene encoding uncharacterized protein LOC126981444 isoform X3, whose translation MVLVDTLPGACLMSWSEEGWTSLPWSHPVGLACHARLTLFRALLAVSPMHQLCLQDGKDQAMQESLSRFSPWFKQTLSRPFPVQSEFAPSWALPFPAIPADLSSTTCTVSSSSLSPPSSSLSSITSLSPFLSSTFEDAVPQYTAFSTLPGVSAPNSNSPNPQSTPSSEVQGGAQHVQKPKGRVHSEQTTKPGLTDAGPAAALPAVSSEPYIVSSVRAVLQAQGFTHVLPTKQPLQYPPNLCLEKGCSCRGMCRTMECPCARAGVLCHPNQSCCCENCDNPLNVLHVMGIDVQAARQDECLMQNLYNYNVGGLCSVLVSRVRLPCCGASPELLKVIPGTVTCSWCAAPVSYSWCSHYVHLQTLCPRSHCMECFRCKPVMNTHCQTCHVCTKTHEGKCAECGLNKF comes from the exons ATGGTGCTGGTGGACACTCTGCCTGGTGCCTGTCTGATGAGCTGGAGTGAAGAAGGTTGGACCAGCCTGCCTTGGAGCCACCCTGTCGGCCTTGCCTGCCATGCCCGCCTCACCCTCTTCAGAGCCCTGCTGGCTGTGTCTCCCATGCACCAG TTGTGTCTCCAAGATGGGAAGGACCAGGCCATGCAGGAGAGCCTGTCTCGGTTCTCGCCGTGGTTCAAGCAGACACTGTCTCGACCTTTTCCTGTCCAAAGTGAATTTGCTCCCTCCTgggccctccccttccctgccattCCTGCTGATCTCTCCTCCACAACATGTACagtttcttcatcctccttgtcacctccctcatcctctttatcctccataacatctctgtctccctttctaaGTTCTACATTTGAGGATGCTGTCCCTCAATATACAGCATTCAGCACCCTTCCTGGTGTGTCTGCTCCGAACAGTAATTCACCCAATCCTCAGTCTACACCTTCTTCAG AAGTGCAGGGAGGAGCTCAGCACGTTCAGAAGCCTAAAGGCCGAGTACACTCAGAACAGACCACAAAGCCTGGGCTCACTGATGCTGGGCCTGCCGCTGCTTTGCCTGCCGTTTCATCTGAGCCGTACATCGTGTCATCTGTGAGGGCAGTCCTGCAGGCACAG GGGTTCACGCATGTCCTGCCTACCAAGCAACCCTTGCAGTACCCTCCCAACCTGTGTCTGGAGAAGGGTTGCTCCTGCAGAGGAATGTGCCG aACAATGGAGTGTCCGTGTGCCCGTGCTGGTGTTCTGTGTCACCCCAACCAGTCATGTTGCTGCGAGAATTGTGACAACCCTCTCAACGTCCTTCATGTGATGGGCATTGACGTGCAGGCAGCCCGTCAGGATGAGTGCCTGATGCAAAACCTCTATAACTATAAT GTGGGTGGGTTGTGCTCCGTGCTTGTGTCCCGTGTGAGGCTGCCATGCTGTGGGGCCTCGCCAGAGCTGCTGAAGGTCATCCCAGGCACTGTGACATGTTCCTGGTGTGCAGCGCCCGTCAGCTACTCTTGGTGCAGCCACTACGTCCACCTGCAGACTCTGTGTCCCCGCAGTCACTGTATGGAGTGTTTCCGCTGCAAGCCTGTCATGAACACACACTGCCAG ACGTGTCATGTGTGCACCAAGACCCATGAGGGGAAGTGTGCGGAGTGTGGCCTAAACAAGTTCTGA